The Lolium perenne isolate Kyuss_39 chromosome 6, Kyuss_2.0, whole genome shotgun sequence genome segment ACGTCGATGTCTGTCACGGGTCCGACGGAAGACGTCGATGGTGACGGCAGCTACAGGGCTCGCGCGGGCAGGTGAGCATGTCTGGGAGGTAGCTGGTGCCGTGGTGAGCGCGTGTGCAAGAGGAGAGGGCGAGAGGAGGTCAGCAGCGATGGGGTGAGGCCATGCATTGGCGTGTCCAGGGACGTGGCCTTGCAGGCTCTGGCGTGGCTCGGCGTCGTGGGCACGTCGCGTTCCAGGCAGTGCAGGGTCTCTCTTGGCCAATGGCCGGTACAGGCAGGTTCAGTGGAGTGAGGGGAGGCTCCAGGACAAGGTGAGGACAGcaggagatgagaggagaggagtTGGCATGGTGGAGTGGCATGAGCTCACGGCATGGGCTTGTCCTGGCCATGATCGTCCATGATCATTGGTGCTGAGGCTTGGCATTGTACAGGAGGTTCAAGAGGACACTAATGATGACATAGGGGGTGATGGTTTAGGCTATTACACACTGGTTATTAGAGAGTATGTACATTTCTgaatcgacacaatggccgcaagagaaaatATTTCGAATTTTGCCAAAATATTTTATGGGTGTGAatcaaataatgtttggcacctAATGATGGCCTTGGTTTGAAAATTGGAGGTGGTTTGGTGAAATTAAAAAATGGGATGATCTAGAATCTGATTCAATGTTGCTACTTTGAATGCTTATAATAAGCAATTAAAATTGAATCATCAAGGTTGGCAAACTACAAGATGATCACCTTGATGTGTTCTTGGATGAGGAGCAAAGAGATgagaaagtttagtttagaaaagaTTAaccacaggggctcaaagtgggcatcatgttaaaattgtcacaagtgaccattatcacatgtgctagggtttttcattttcttttcgcTTGTTTTGATTTTCTTTGACCAAAAATCATTGTTTTGGGTTGCTTGAGTGTTAGGTTGAGTTGATCAAGGGTTTCAAACAATTTTAGTGAAGTAAACATGGCATAGGCTCTCATATTTGCAAATATGGCCATTTGCTCACATATGcctctctttttattttcttttcttttcctggtttctctttgattttgaaaaggggtagggttagggtttagaaaTAGGTTCAACACttcaaacaaacaatcatggcaaaaatCCAATCATACATGCTTGAACACTATGCACATAAGGTAAGGCAAttcaagtttttgttggctccaaattttgaAAAAGGGAATTGGTCTTCTTcattgttttgaaattttggggtgttacaaaccttccccccttaaacaaaatctcgtcccgagatttaagaaaagttaggatcctaagagagattgggcaaatGGGTTAACATGAAAACATACCCTGCATGGCattgggtgcttcctgggcttctgttGCACTCATGCGGTAGAAACGAccgctgcggttgttcgggttccttctaGTTGAGACAcgacgctgttgctgggcaggtgcagtggtATTGGGGGCTGTCTTCATCagtttcttggggcactcattggagtaatgaccagtaactccacattcatagcaggtcactgttgacttgtcctttggggcaatggggacatcattgcttccagtccttggggcagtgttggggtggttgttgttattACCAgtatggttgttgttgttgttgctccaTTGGGGTTGATGAAGTTTGAACGGAACGTCGGAACAGGTGGCTTGTTGGGTCTTGAGGCAAATCCTCcacttgagttggggcgataccttggcgtattgctgggtccactctgattcatcattctgcgcttgcggttctcattgccttggtgaagcttccctttcATCTGGATGGCAGAATCCACTAGGGCTTCCAGATCAGCAAACGGGATATTCACTTGCActatctgcatctcatcatgcagtccattcagaaatctttccttcttcttttcgTTGGTGTTGGTCTCCTCCGGGGCGTACCTAGACAGAGTGAAGAACCTTCACAATGATAGGATTATAGATCGAGATCTCCTCTGTTTTCCCTCAAAGTGGAACAACAtgggcaaaaacgagctcaaactATGGTTAATCATTGGGGAAAAACACTGTCGGCCTGGTTCTGCTCGAAAAACAGAAGGCCAGTATTATCGCTCGCGGAGGTGAGATGAAGTAATGTGCACACTACTAGTGAGGCCAGTACTTCTCACTTCATATATATCTTCACATATGCATGATTACCATACGGAAGGAaaacttcaagcatatgatctcttctagACGGGTCATCTTGAACTTGTACTTATTTCTTCTTTCTTTCGTGTTGATGTTTTAAAGATACACATTAATGTTCACTTCATCTTTGTCTTCGGATATACTTGCCACAGGTTCAACTTCTCTCATGACCAATCTTCGGATCACTCCTAGAATAACATCTTGGTCATccacacttgatcttcttcactcTCTTCtttcaaccttgaagccaacatatgattCAAAGATTGGCTATGAACGTATCCTATAAACATAGCTCAATGCAACCATTAGTCTATAGATATTATCATCAATTAGCAAAACCACACGTGgatgctccatgcactttcaggttgatctcatagttgcactcTTGAGCATGGCCTTCAGCAAGTCCCGCAAACACCGGTGAGCGTTGCAACATGTTGATGTCATTATGAGATCCcatcatgcaaaaaaaaaaaacatttcaAATCCACATGTCATATTTCTCCACATCTTCCAGTAGCACACTGCACTCTCCATGATACCCTTTGTACAATCATTTTCAAGCAAATGGACAATTCTTCCATGACTAATGCATGCaatgatgcttccaagcatctcaAGATATCTTGTTGTAGCATTCTGCGCCATGATCCGAGTTGTTTCTACTTCATTTCGTTCTGTCAAATAGTGTGGACCAAACACTCCCACCGCTGGCTTCAATGGTTGTTGACTCAGACATCCATTGGTAATTGTCAACTATGTGGGCAGGAGCTCCATATGCTAGCAGCGCATTTCTAAATTGACGAAAAAACAACCATTCCGGAGACATCTTTCTTCATAACGAGATTAAGAATAGACTGATCCAAGAGCTCCTTTGGGGACGAGTGTGAGGCTGATCTATGCAGTCAGCATGGCTGAAAGATCCAAACAAAATGGGCGACCTGGTGGTGGTGTGGCAAATATATTCGACAATATTTACACATGGCCATggggagcaagaaaactttgtggAACGACCAGATCTGCTATAAGCCTACGACATTCTCCAGTTCCTTCTtataagatgttttggcaggTTATTTGGCTTGCCAAAACATCTTATAAAAGGAACCAGAGGAAGTATTTTTCCTTTTTGATGAAGTGGAACACATGATTCCATTACTTGGCTCTTATTTACCATAGTGACGAGAATTTAATCAGAAACATGATTGTACGGTTTGAGGAGCTGGCCACTGGCTCTTCAAATCTACAGTCTACACTAATTCGTTAACATTATTATATCGATTGTACAACATGACGTGCCATATGGCGTTCGGCGTGCACAGCTTATATGCAGGTTCATGACAATTGTTTGCAGTCAGGCACATGTTACGTGGACCGCCAGCGAATCTTCAGGTATCCAAATTTGCCAGCACCAGGAGATGAGCCCTCGAAAACAATCGGTAGGTAGCCGGTAGCTGCTTTGTATCTTTTCTGAATCTGAAAGGGTCCAACAAGTATGAGTTAGCAACTTAGTATTCTACAAGGGAAACGAAGGTAAACTGTAGTTCTCCTTCAGGAAAGATTCATCTATGTATAAGATGCTAGCTAGTATGGCTGTCCTTTGATCCACCTACAGTTTGGAGACGCGTGCTCACTAATACGAAAATAATAAATATATACTTACCTCGAAAATCTCTTCACTGCTTTTCAGGCAATTTTTACCAATCACACAAACCGAACCACCAGAACCTCCACCTGTGATCTTTGCACCAAACAGACTAGGACCTCCATTTTGCGAGCTTGTCTTCCTGTGCTGAATTTCTTGAACTAGATTCACTAGCCTGTCAGTCCCATCCGAACCAAGGCCACAAGCATTGTAGCTGTAATGGCACTGCAATCAAGCAGAAAACAAGATGGTCACTAGTGAGCTCCCTTAATAATACAGAAGCATGGAGATTGATATATAGCTGCCAAAGCTGATGAAAACTACCTGATACATAAGTTCTCCAAGGGCTGAAAGTTGCTCGTCTGTTTTGGCTGCTGTTAACAATGCTTTGAATGCCTACATAGGAGATAAGGTATTTTTTTATATGGAAACACCTCAAGATTCTTGCCCAAAGCATGTTATGCATAAGTTTTATCGAAGATACTTTTGATGTTATCTAACTGCAGATAAAATAAAAGGGCTTCTCTCCGTTTAGTATGTATCGGGAAACAAGCTTTTGAAGGTTTCTGAGATTTAACCTCTACAAAAGTACAAATTTAGTGAGCAATGGAAGAATAAGGCATATGGTTTAAGATATCAAACCTCAACACGGAAGTTCTCGTATATGGGATGTCTAGTAGGAGCCTTCACACTGTAAGATCTTTTTGGGTCAACAACTGTTACTGCATCGTTATGATCTCCATATTTCTCCAAAaactcatcaccagtaatgacctCAGGAATATCTCTTGCATAGGCAGCTTCATATCTGTAGTAGAAGAATTAGCATGAGAATCTACATGACATGGAATATGACAATGCAGAACTATACAAGTCTTCATCAATTTTAGAAACATAAATCAGACCTATGAGGTGGTAGGTTGCACAAATACTGCAGCGAAGCTTCAGATTTCAGAAGCTCCGCACCATATTTCTCATATTCTTCAGAAGCGGCGCACGATTGCGTAGTAGTAGATGGAAAGGACTGAGAAAGTAGGTCAGATGCAGCACACTTAAGCATCTTGCGTCCCATATATGTGCCTACCCTCACAGATCCGTAATCAGTCCCACCAACACTAAAAAAGCAAAGGATAGTGCAATTAGCTTCGGTTCATTAGTGAAATTAGCTCAGGAGAACACAAAGTAGAATCAAGACAAGATCAAAATCTACCTATGCCGTATCCCAGAGTCAAGACCCCAAAATCGTATATGGGTTGGAATGCTAACCAATTCTTTCACTTCTGCAGGCTGCATGAAAGTTGACACAATAAATACAAAGATCACAGAGTTGGACTGGATGAATGATTGTATCAACCAGCTATCTGAGCATGACAACCCTCACTAACCTGGCAAACCATTGCAAGAAGTTTATTGGCTTCTCCGCAAGCAGATGTCATTTGGTCCATTACACCACAAGGAGCTCCAACAATGTGATTCTCAACCTACATAATTGTTCACCAATGGATGACTCACTTGAACATAAGATTAAATGATGATTGCAACACAGTTTGAGCCCATAAAGGGGTATCTTTTTATTTATAAATAGTGTACCTTTTGACAGAGTATAGCAAGATCCCTTGGAGCAATATTTAAACCTAAAGCAAAGAAAAGCACATGGTATAATGTCGTTTAGCATGTTCAATTAAATCAAATGTACACCAGCAAGCAGCAGCTGGAGAAGAACTTGGGAGTTCAACTAATATTAACTAAAATAGGAACCATTCTACAAGATTTTTCTACAAGCAACAAGTATTGATGTATACAACTAACCATAGACCGCAGCAATAGCAGACATGGTAGCAACCTCCACTGATGCAGAAGAAGAGACACCTTTTCCTTCAGGAACAGAAGAAGATACCTGAGGATACAAACAAAACTATCAAAAGGTGGGCATACAAGCAATCCATTTACAATTATGTATGACAGAAGAAAACTCGATCAATCGAGGTTCTGTCTGACAATAAAACATGAAACAAGATGCCTGAAGAATAATTAGAATTTAACACACATCATTTGTCATGAattcttgggaagagatgaagcttTACATATTTTATTTAAAACTGTGATCGGAGTTGTATGAAAAATAGCAGAAAGGGTACCAAAATGCTCAAGCTGTCTGTGAACCGAACACCTAATTCAGTCATCAACACAAGAATTGTTCCAGCAACATAGGCAGCCCATCTGAGAAAAAACAGATTCGTCAAATAAGAACATACATGCAATGTTATCATTTATAGAGGAAAGCTAAGTATGTTTTTTCTTACTTTTGGGATGGGTCCTGGGAGAAATATTCTTTGGCCTTATCATAGGATATCGGTTTGTCGCCATCCATGAAATCAGATAGGTCCATATCGAAGGTTGGTGCACGATTGCTCAATTCAGACCCAAAAGACACCTGCAAAAACATTTTAGAGACACCCAGTTGTCCAAATGAGCATATTACTCACAAAACTAAACATGCCACATCTACTTTGGCCTCTGTTCAAAATATCAAAAGCAAAAAATGGAACTTAACTTGCTAAATTATTTTTAGGTATCCAATAAAAATGCAAGAAATGGAAGGTCAAAAAAACCTGCATGAACCATGACTATGTGCAATAGAAGGAGATAAAGAGGCTTGGATAGTTAATTATACGTACAATTTGCACCACTGGCACTGCTCCATTTGCTAGCTGTCTAGCTTGAGCATGCTTCCATAGCTTCTGCTTGATAGGATTGGTTCTCTGAATAGCAACATGACAGGCCTCTCTAATGGGCATCTGGTAGTTGGACAAACACAACGCCAATCAGACATGCCAACAAAATAGGACGCttccattttatttcataaataGATTGAATGAATCAATTCCCTTGAAGTTTGTACTTATAAAGAAAAGTAGATGCTGATAAATATCAAATAAGATAACCAATCCCTGCTATAACCCATTCATGTAAGCACATCCTGAGAAAcaaactaaaagcaaaataaataTATAATGGAAGAATCCATAAATAGTGAAAAATTATTTTACTATTTTCATTGAATTGACATGCAAGAATAGAAAAGGGAATAAAAAATATTAGAATACCTGCAATACAAGACTTCCTGAATAATCTGCAATACCACCCATGACATCTAATCGCCCAGGTGCTCTTGCAACATATATTTCCTCC includes the following:
- the LOC127308393 gene encoding L-arabinokinase — protein: MVNRPEEAGAPARRLVFAYYITGHGFGHATRALEVVRHLIGAGHDVHVVTAAPEFVFTTEIDSPSLHIRRVLLDCGAVQADALTVDRLASLEKYHQTAVVPREAILRTEVEWLTSIKADLVVSDVVPVACRAAADAGIRSVCVTNFSWDFIYAEYVVAAGHHHRSIVWQIAEDYSHCEFLLRLPGYCPMPAFRDVIDVPLVVRRLHKSRSEVRKELGIADDVKVVIFNFGGQPAGWKLKKEWLPDGWLCLVCGASDTQELPPNYVKLAKDAYTPDLMAASDCMLGKIGYGTVSEALAYKLPFVFVRRDYFNEEPFLRNMLEHYQCGIEMIRRDLLTGHWKPYLLRALTLKPCYDGQINGGEVAANILQDTAVGKKYITGKLSGARRLRDAIVLGYQLQRAPGRDVGIPEWYSLSEKEIGVRPAVAPGINGNAESSFEDFEILHGDMQGLTDTMAFLTSLSGLVGNDPRSPEKQSRERTAASVLFDLEEEIYVARAPGRLDVMGGIADYSGSLVLQMPIREACHVAIQRTNPIKQKLWKHAQARQLANGAVPVVQIVSFGSELSNRAPTFDMDLSDFMDGDKPISYDKAKEYFSQDPSQKWAAYVAGTILVLMTELGVRFTDSLSILVSSSVPEGKGVSSSASVEVATMSAIAAVYGLNIAPRDLAILCQKVENHIVGAPCGVMDQMTSACGEANKLLAMVCQPAEVKELVSIPTHIRFWGLDSGIRHSVGGTDYGSVRVGTYMGRKMLKCAASDLLSQSFPSTTTQSCAASEEYEKYGAELLKSEASLQYLCNLPPHRYEAAYARDIPEVITGDEFLEKYGDHNDAVTVVDPKRSYSVKAPTRHPIYENFRVEAFKALLTAAKTDEQLSALGELMYQCHYSYNACGLGSDGTDRLVNLVQEIQHRKTSSQNGGPSLFGAKITGGGSGGSVCVIGKNCLKSSEEIFEIQKRYKAATGYLPIVFEGSSPGAGKFGYLKIRWRST